Genomic window (Nicotiana sylvestris chromosome 7, ASM39365v2, whole genome shotgun sequence):
tcccagttgttgacattagcacgccgcccgatgtactgtatatctgctttgctcgacccttctctgacctcaaccatgttcacctcagcaaATACCCTCTCAAGCCCTTTCTCCAAGTTCCCATCCGCCCCAATCAATGGACCAAACACCTTTGCCAATAATTGCTTTCCGATacttggcctgacgaaggacctggacagacatggaattggtttgggaagaacccatcctcttttcttcatcttgcgggCTCGTCTTACATCCGCCGCCGTAGGCTTGAaacccaacccaaaggtatccagattcttgggcaaataaactggctgaacaataccttgcaaatcagcacccaaccctttacctggtacaaacccgtttttcaacatttcagaggctaccatgacagttgcagctgttaTTCTGGGGACCGGGACGCTTTTCCCCTCAGGAACCTTTTCTACTGAGACtatatcgaaaacctggtaaacctagggccccttatcatcatcagtttctatgaagggtacgatggcatcacttacaatgctcatgttgtcttccccatgcactacgatctcttgtctatcccactcgaatttgaccatctgatgtagtgtagaaggcaccgctttggtagtgtggatccatggtcgccccaacagaagattataagacactgccacgtctaacacctgaaactccatggtgaactcgaccggaccaattgtcaattcaagtatgatgtcacccactgtgtctgtaccaccaccatcaaacccccgAACGCATATGCTATTCTTATGACTTTAATCatcaaccttcaacttgttcaatgtagacAAAAGACatatattggcactggacccattatcaatcagtactcgagtgactactgaatcttcgcatttcacggtcaaataaagagctctattatgttctgtaccctccacgggcaattcatcatcagaaaatgtcactctgtttacctcaaagattttgcTGGCAATTTTCTCCatgtggtttactgagattttttcGGGCACATAAGCTTTATTCAATATATTCATCAAATATCGACgatgctcgtccgaatggatcagtaatgacaacaacgagatctgcGCCGgcgtttttctcagttgttcaacaatagaataatcctgtactttcatctttttcaaaaactcttccgcttcttcctCCGTCACAGCCTTCTTGACTAGTACTGGATTGTCTTTAGTAGCCttggcctttctcaactcttcgggagaaAAACAACGTCCTGACCGCGTTAATCCCTgcgcttcacaactctcttcctcaatttcctttactttgtatgtcaccactaccttttcatatttccacggcacggctttgctatcaaccacgggtaattggactaccggctttatgacaaTTGGTTCTATGTAGGTccctttcacaacaactacgGGCGCAGATGATGCCCCTGGTTCCACTAACTTGGCTGGCTCTGGCTTATTTGCGGCGACGGATGACCCTTTCCCTATTACCAccactggcttgtcatctacccctTTTGGCTGAGTTGTTGGCTTTGCCCTAACTGCCTTTTCTCTCTCCTTGGCTTCAGTAGAACAGATCATCATGACCGTCTGCAAGGGCTTTTTAGGCTCTGCTCCCTTATATAGcagttcaatcatgttggcctcatgatgTGTCAGCAACGGGTTTTGATTAATGTTTGGCACCTccggagcctgtacttcaatacggcaaTTATTAATAAGTTCCTACACCGCGTTCTTCAATCTCTAGCATttctcagtatcgtgccccggcatccctgaacaatactcacagctgatcgaatggtccaggtttcttggagggggatttggcattttgggctCGACAGGTGTCAACATTCCCagctgtttcaatctatggaagagagtggTATAAGATTCTCCCAATAGAGTAAAGGTTCTTTTGTTCTGGactttctcatttctaaaagtTTGGTTCGGGCAAAAGCCAGCTCCTGGTCTGTAAGCCCTGAGGGTGGATATGTGTCTTGTGGAGGTAGATATGTGTTTGGGGAACCGGTGCATGCCATTGCGGGTGCGCCGGGGGCTGGGTATATGTctgggcgtgatggacagaaaagtgtggctctggtggtagatagtaatgttgtggtgggccatatggggtatacggataatttgggtggtggggtctaggCTGGTTGTAATAGGTTGGAGGGTTgctagatctggaccaagtactagcttcaactgttgcgacttattccttcttcttctttccaaacacaccaccagtaccactttggatggcctgagtggttgctttaatcgcagaatagctcatgattttattggaTTTCAAACCTTCCTCGACCATGGCTCCCATCTTCACCACCTCGTTAAAAGACTTACTGATTGCCGTCACCAGGTGCCCAAAGTATGTTGGCTCTAAAGCCTGCAGAAAGTAATCCGCCATTTCACTTTCCCTCATTGGGGGGTCAACCCTTGCAgtttgctctctccagcggaaaccaaactctctaaagctctctccgggctttttctcaagttttaacagtgatagatggtcggggactatctcaagattatactgaaaatggccaatgaatgcctgtgcaagatcatcccatgtgtaccatctggCGGGatcctgtctcgtgtaccattccagcgcagacccgctcaagctttgaccgaaatatgctatcaacaattcggtcttccccccagcacctctcatcttgctacaaaatccatgcagatgggctactgggtcaccgtgcccctcatacaagtcaaacttcagcattttaaaccccgcaggcaactgaacgTCGGGAAATGGGCATAggtctttgtaggccacgctaACCTGGCTGCCTAAACcgtgcatattcctgaaggactgctccaggcttttgactttgcGAATCACTTCTTCCTCTTCTGCATTCTTagccggtttctcaacttcttcCGGGATCTTAAAATGGGGtgtataggtatatggctcaggatctttaaaagtgggttcagggggataatattgGTCATCGTGGGTTTGAAATAAAGGATAGCTGGATGATCTTTGTAGTgtggcaggtggaggtgccacaaagacaggggcaattggtggaggagggttttgtttgggcgGTGGAGGTTGGGGAGCATAGGAAGTAGTGCCATATCCCTGTGTGTAGTAAGGGAAGGCTGGAGATGAATTGGCAGTGGGAGGCTCCTGAACCTGAACCAAAGGCGGGATATACGATGGATTGGCGGGATATAATGGCGCCGGATGCCCCTGAGACCaggcccgatgcatttcagccatttgttgtttcaatttaTGCATCTCCTCTTTCATAGCGTTCACATCTGTCACCTCAACCTCTTTCAACGGGTCCACAATATCAGATTCCTCTCCAGTCATTTTCAGCTTGttttttgatcgggtgttgtaggaatGGGTTGCCAGAATGAcaaacaactaaccacctgcctggttCACACATTTAGACGAATATTCCGGTAGCGATTAGGCTTTATCAGATtggataaccgcacattgggcatgaatgcgcctatacagttaaccatttctactatgcatttgctcgaccgcatgcgtcatcccggcattttcTTAGTTCCGACTGTAaactccttcttttctttttgtttcttctctctcttcttttctttccgcattctatccctttcttgtgtttccgctcttttcttttcttatttttccatcctctcttgttttctttctttctctcttcatttagttacggtcgaatcctatggagattgcctacgtatcgtgaccccgcacgaatcagaccaggcgtagttcgcgAAAATAAGTGCCAACAAAAAGGAacattttttgggaattttcaagtttttcattaccacaacattctattacaaactaaacacttTGAAATGGGAAATAACAGACTCCAACTAAActcaaatacagactccgaacatactagcatatttggacgcaaaaagaaaacagactctaaaatggaaaatacagactcgatctatgaatacattagtgtttcaaaagtgggtgcccgcggggcaacGTTCGacctcgccgcgggcttaggtgccaaatccctttcaagttgctccagctcatacatggttcgcttgacataaatcatcactgccgagaagaaggtagtgcgggtcatgtcttcacatgcccgacatctcctaaagatggcgtgggcaatggtctcaatcctgtctcttgttcgacccttttctataagcaatcgcctCACTTGATTATTGCGAGCCTCCAACACATGAGAATCCTGAATATTTTGATcctgcagctgctgtatttctacttccattcggGCTAGTAAATCATAGCAGTGTCCACTTTCGGTCTTAAAAGCTTTAGCTTGCTTAGCGGCTTTATCCTCAAGGGTGACCACTTTTCTTTTCAGACTAGCAATGGCCTTTTCAGAATCCCTTTTTAATTGTTGCATGTAATGGGTGcgttcttctgttctttttacccACTGTGCCCGGAGTCCAACTATGGTGCCTTCGGATTTTTTCagctcatcccggcactcactaatttcctttttcatcccctttatcaaccgctcatccgaccggctcctttgttggttattggcagctaccctcatttgctggatttgggcccaaagcgcctcattttcttgggccaacctgttcttttctccctgatcagcagcaacttgcacactgttctcaaatttcagagctccaatttgttgtttcagcttgatagccttcttcttttgctagccaaccccattgttcttgtgatgattcagtgaaatcctggatgtggggtcttttagctggcctctGATGCTCCAATTATCTTCTGTACCACGCGAGGTATTCTGGCGACATTtcgcctttggcccgatcctgcacacaagtatctgcttgtagatattgacattcattccaaatcCCACGGACTTTTGCCTCGGGAAACTGttcgtcagggctaatctcaattacttgagcactaagatcttcctcctgtggcactgtttggcatctcctgagttgtctcaaaacccgacatgtagcataaggctggatgctcttaagtcc
Coding sequences:
- the LOC138873533 gene encoding uncharacterized protein, whose translation is MTGEESDIVDPLKEVEVTDVNAMKEEMHKLKQQMAEMHRAWSQGHPAPLYPANPSYIPPLVQVQEPPTANSSPAFPYYTQGYGTTSYAPQPPPPKQNPPPPIAPVFVAPPPATLQRSSSYPLFQTHDDQYYPPEPTFKDPEPYTYTPHFKIPEEVEKPAKNAEEEEVIRKVKSLEQSFRNMHGLGSQAPEVPNINQNPLLTHHEANMIELLYKGAEPKKPLQTVMMICSTEAKEREKAVRAKPTTQPKGVDDKPVVVIGKGSSVAANKPEPAKLVEPGASSAPVVVVKGTYIEPIVIKPVVQLPVVDSKAVPWKYEKVVVTYKVKEIEEESCEAQGLTRSGRCFSPEELRKAKATKDNPVLVKKAVTEEEAEEFLKKMKVQDYSIVEQLRKTPAQISLLSLLIHSDEHRRYLMNILNKAYVPEKISVNHMEKIASKIFEVNRVTFSDDELPVEGKGLGADLQGIVQPVYLPKNLDTFGLGFKPTAADVRRARKMKKRGWVLPKPIPCLSRSFVRPSIGKQLLAKVFGPLIGADGNLEKGLERVFAEVNMVEGSEKVLPKASQVQSQA